CGTTCGTGAGCGGGACCTCGGCCTGGTCGTAGCGCTCGAGCGCGAAGTAGGCGACGCCCAGGAGGAACTGGATCGACAGGTCGCGCGGCGCCAACGCCCGCGCCTTCTCGAGCGCCTCCACCGCCTGCTCGGTCTTCTGCTGGGCCATCAGCACGAGGCCGCTGTAGTAGAGGGCCTCGACGTTCTTCGGATCCTGGGCCAGGGCTTCCTTGAGCAGGCCGAGGGCCTCGTCATAGCGCTTGGCGTCGTAGGCGAGGATGGCCTGGGCCACGAAGACGTCGGCTTCGGACTGCTGGGCGGCCACCGGGCTCGCACTGACGGTGAGCAGCGTCGCGCTGGCGGCGCAGAAATCCACCACGAGCGTCAGCGCCAGAAGCGCGCGCCGTATCCTCGCCCCTCGTTGCCGGCCAAGCGTGCTCATCTCGCACTCGAGGCGCCGAACCCAGCCGGAACCTCGCGTGAGCGGCTACTGTACCGAGACCGGTCCCGAATAGTCCACCTTTGAGACGGCCGGGCCAGGGGCTGGCGCAGGGCGTCATCGAGGGGTAAGGTGAGCCCGTGACCACGGTCCACCCCGACTGGCAGCGCCTGACGCAGGCCGTGACGGCTCGGCAACGATCGATCGTGGAAGGGCTCGCCGAGTTCCTCAGGCACGACACGGTCACCCAGAACCCCGACGGAGTCCGGGCCGGCGCGCACTGGCTGATCGAGGCCATGCGCTCCCGCGGCCTGACGGCCGAGGTCCTCGAGACCGGCGGCAACCCAGCCGTGTACGGCGCCGTCCCCTTGCCGGGTGCGCGCCGTACGGTCCTCATCTACTGCCACTACGACACCAAGCCCGCGCCGCCGGCCGGGTGGCTGCAGCCCTCGCCGCTCTTGCCGGTCTTGCGCCGAGGCACGGCGGAGGAAGGCGCTCCGGTCCTCGAGCTCGCGCAGGTGCCGGATCACCTCCTGGCCGAGCATCGCCTCTATGGACGCGGCTCCTCGGACGACAAGGGGCCGATCTGGGCCCACCTCACCGCGCTGGAGCTCATGCGGGCCCAGGGCATCGCCCCGCGTGTGAACCTCAAGCTGATCTTCGACGGCGAGGAGGAGACGGGAAGCCAGCACTTCGGCCCGTTCACCGAGGCTCACCGCGATCTGCTGGCCGCCGACGTCGCGCTCGTGATGGACGGGCCCAAGGACGCGACGGGCCGGCCCACCGTCGCCTTCGGTGCGCGGGGCGTGCTCTCGCTCGAGCTCACGCTGGAGGCCGCCCGCCGCGATGTCCATTCCGGCAACTTCAGCGTGCCCAACCCGGCCTGGCGTCTCGTCGGTCTCCTGGCCTCGATGGCGGCGCCGGACGGCACGCCGCTGGTGGAGGGACTGGAGGACGGGGTAGTGCCGCCCACCGCGGCAGAGCGCGACCTGATGGGCCGCATCCCGCTCGACCGCGCCGCCATCGAGAAGGAGCTGGGGGTGGCGCTTCCATCCGAGTACCTCGAGCGGCTGATGTTCCGCTCCACGCTCACGATCCGCGGCTTGAAGAGCGGGTTCACCGGCCGCGAGGCGCAAACCATCATCCCGCACCAGGCCACCGTCGCCTTCGATGCGCGGCTGGTGAAGAATCAACGGGTCGAGACGGTCTACCGGCGCATCCTCGATCACATCCGAGGCCAGGGCTTCACGGTGATCGAATCGGCCGATGCGCCGATCCCGGACGAGCTGCGCGGCCGCGCCATTCGGGTCGTCGAGCATCGTGGGTACGATCCGGCCAAGACGCCGGCGGATCTGCCGATCTCCCGCGCGGTGATCGAATCGGTGGAGCGGGCGCACGGCGGAGAGCCCGCGGTGGTCCTGCCGACCATGGGAGGCAGCGTGCCCCTCTGGGCCTTCACCGACATCCTCGGCTTGCCCACGATCGTGGTGCCGTACGCGAACGCCAACAACCGTCAGCACAGCCCGAACGAGCACCTGCGCCTCGATCATCTCTTTCAGGGCGTGCGCACCACCGCCCAGCTGCTGCACGACCTCGGCTGAGGTCGGCCGGACGTCAGGCCGGCCGCTCGGTCGGAAGCTCGGCCGCCGCGGCCCGGTCGACGAGCCAGATGAGCCGTCCGCCCTCGGGCACCACCGCCTGCACGGGCAGCCGCTCCGGCTCGCGCGGGCCGGCCAGCGCCTCTCGCAGCGCCGCTGCCTTGTCGGAGCCGGTGACCAGGAGGCGCACCTCGGCTGCGCGGTTCAGGATCGGGAAGGTCATCGTGACGCGTGACTTGCCGATCCTCGGCACCGTGTTGCCGACCACCCAGCGCCGACGCTCGGTCAGCGCCTGGCTGTACGGGAAGAGAGAGGCGGTGTGGCCGTCGGCGCCCATGCCGAGGAGGATCAGGTCGAAGATGGGCGGGAGCCCCTCCGTCGGCGTGGCGAAGACACGCGCCAGCTCGTCCTGGTACAGCGTGGCGGCCTCCTCCGCCTCCAGCTCGCCCCGGATGCGATGGACCCGCTCGGCCGGCACGCTCAGCTTTCGCAGGAGCACGGCGGCCGCGACCCCGTAGTTCGAATCCGGGTGCTCGGGGGGAACCGCGCGCTCGTCACCCCAGAAGAACTCGACGCGCCGCCAGTCGATCTGAGCCCACCGCGGCGCCTCGCCCAGGATCTCGTACATGCGGCGCGGCGTGGTGCCGCCCGAGAGCGCCACGCAGAACCGGCCGCGCTCGGCGATCGCCTCGCGGGCCAGCTCCACCAGGTCCTGGCCCGCGGCGCGACTCACCGCCTCCGCGTCCGGAAACCGCCGGATGGTCCTCACGGCCCGGCCGTGGTCACGCGGTCGCTCTCCCCTCGCCGGAGCTCGCGGATATGCCCCGCCTCCGCGACCAGCACCAGCTCCGCGATGCCGAGGAACAACCCGGTCTCCACGACGCCGGGAATCGCGCGGAGGTCCTGCGCGAGCGGCGCGGGCGCCTCGATCGGTCGCACCGCGCAGTCGATGATCCAGTTGCCGTTGTCGCTCACGAAGGTCTTGCCGTCCACCGTGCGGAGGGCCGGGCGACATCCACGCCCGGCCAGCTCCCGCATCACGAGCGGCCTCGCGAACGGGATCACCTCCACCGGGAGTCGCCCGCGCCGCCCCAGGACCGGCACCAGCTTCTCGCTCTCCACCAGGATGACCAAGCGTCGCGCCGACGCGGCCACGATGCGCTCCCGGGCCAACGCACCGCCATAGCCCTTGATCAGGTCGAGGTGAGGATCCACCTCGTCGGCGCCGTCGATGGTGAGGTCGAGGACGCCCTCGTCGAGGGTGGCCAGAGGCACGCCGACCTCGTGCGCCAGACGCTCGGTGGCCACCGAGGTGGGCACCCCGCGCACCCGCAGGCCTTCACGCACCCGCCGGCCGAGGGCGCGCACGAATGCCGCCGCGGTGTGGCCCGAGCCGAGCCCGATCAGCGCGCCGTCCGGCACCTCCCGCAGCGCGCGGGCGGCCAGGCGCTCCAGAGCCTCGGCGTCCATCGGGCTTCCCGGCGTCATCGAGGCCGGCTCATGGGTGACGGCGGCCCGGCTGGAACGCGCCGAGCTGCTGGAGCAGCTTGGCCACGAGCGCGGTCCATCCGGTCTGATGGCTGGCGCCGACGCCGGCGCCGGTGTCCCCGTTGAAGCACTCGTAGAACGGAATGAGGTCTCGCCAGTGCGGGTCGGTCTGGAAGGTCTCGTTGGTCCCGAACACGGGCCGACGGCCGTCAACGCCGCGCCGGAAGATGCTCGTCAGCCGGCGCTCCAGCTCGGCGGCCACATCCCACAGCGACATCAGCCGGTCCGAGCCGGTGGGGCACGCCACCTTTACCCGGTCACCGTGGAAGTGGTGGAACCGCTGCAGCGACTCGATCAGCAGGATGTTGACCGGGAACCAGATGGGGCCCCGCCAGTTCGAGTTGCCGCCGAACAGCGCGGTGGACGAGTCGGCCGGCTCGTAGGCCACGCGGTACTCGACGCCGTCGACTCGCTCGACGAACGGATGCTCGCGGTGATATCGCGAGAGCGCGCGGACGCCGTAGGCGGAGAGGAACTCGCTTTCGTCCAGCATCACGGCCAGCAGCTTGGGCAGCTGCGCGTCGGTGACGATCGAGAGGAGCCGCCGCACCCCGCGTCCCGGCTCCTCCACCTCCTGGACGTGCTCGCGAAAGTCCGGATGGTGATCGAT
This region of Candidatus Methylomirabilota bacterium genomic DNA includes:
- a CDS encoding M20/M25/M40 family metallo-hydrolase — protein: MTTVHPDWQRLTQAVTARQRSIVEGLAEFLRHDTVTQNPDGVRAGAHWLIEAMRSRGLTAEVLETGGNPAVYGAVPLPGARRTVLIYCHYDTKPAPPAGWLQPSPLLPVLRRGTAEEGAPVLELAQVPDHLLAEHRLYGRGSSDDKGPIWAHLTALELMRAQGIAPRVNLKLIFDGEEETGSQHFGPFTEAHRDLLAADVALVMDGPKDATGRPTVAFGARGVLSLELTLEAARRDVHSGNFSVPNPAWRLVGLLASMAAPDGTPLVEGLEDGVVPPTAAERDLMGRIPLDRAAIEKELGVALPSEYLERLMFRSTLTIRGLKSGFTGREAQTIIPHQATVAFDARLVKNQRVETVYRRILDHIRGQGFTVIESADAPIPDELRGRAIRVVEHRGYDPAKTPADLPISRAVIESVERAHGGEPAVVLPTMGGSVPLWAFTDILGLPTIVVPYANANNRQHSPNEHLRLDHLFQGVRTTAQLLHDLG
- the pgl gene encoding 6-phosphogluconolactonase, yielding MRTIRRFPDAEAVSRAAGQDLVELAREAIAERGRFCVALSGGTTPRRMYEILGEAPRWAQIDWRRVEFFWGDERAVPPEHPDSNYGVAAAVLLRKLSVPAERVHRIRGELEAEEAATLYQDELARVFATPTEGLPPIFDLILLGMGADGHTASLFPYSQALTERRRWVVGNTVPRIGKSRVTMTFPILNRAAEVRLLVTGSDKAAALREALAGPREPERLPVQAVVPEGGRLIWLVDRAAAAELPTERPA
- the rpiA gene encoding ribose-5-phosphate isomerase RpiA, giving the protein MTPGSPMDAEALERLAARALREVPDGALIGLGSGHTAAAFVRALGRRVREGLRVRGVPTSVATERLAHEVGVPLATLDEGVLDLTIDGADEVDPHLDLIKGYGGALARERIVAASARRLVILVESEKLVPVLGRRGRLPVEVIPFARPLVMRELAGRGCRPALRTVDGKTFVSDNGNWIIDCAVRPIEAPAPLAQDLRAIPGVVETGLFLGIAELVLVAEAGHIRELRRGESDRVTTAGP